In a single window of the Flavivirga spongiicola genome:
- a CDS encoding penicillin-binding transpeptidase domain-containing protein — MFVFGLAVMFKLLSIQFLQGDKYRALVDKRDIQDITIPANRGNVYANDGSLLATSIPKYNIAIDAVTSQNKTFEEFIKPLCDSLSGYLGKSSSYYEKEIRKARVNKNQYYLLVKNINYTDYVRFRNFPLLKRGAISGGLIVEQKTKREFPMGSIARRTIGYEHFDDEGNVTRPGIDGAFGLKYLRGTDGLRKKQKIGNGKWKPMTDHNQVEPKDGYDVYTTIDVNIQDIAHHALLKQLELYKAEHGCVVVMEVKTGEIRAISNLGRTSKGKYYEKLNYAVGESHEPGSTFKVMAFMAALEDAVIDTSTIVDTQKGRKRFYGRYIHDSHYGGYGKISAARALEVSSNIGLATMIDKHYSDNPKKFINKLKEWKLNKPLGVSIIGEGQPDIPEPGDKKWSRNALPSMAYGYNLELTPLQTLAFYNAIANDGELIKPRFLKAVKEFDKEIETFDKEVIKKRICSDETLNKVREVLKNIVVRGTGEKLYSKNFSMAGKTGTARTEYWMKDWEEDKRYISSFSGYFPVENPKYSCIVVIHKPSTEVGFYGADVSGPVFKRVAQKIYTDTPMIDEVGALDVKVVSVDKEYESFYQTARTYKTIMPNVIGLPAMDALALLENMDVEIKVKLNGNGVIKEQSVNKNKKLKNNQTVVLKAS; from the coding sequence ATGTTCGTCTTCGGGCTAGCTGTGATGTTTAAATTGTTAAGCATTCAGTTTTTGCAAGGAGATAAGTATCGTGCTCTAGTTGATAAAAGAGATATTCAGGATATTACAATACCTGCAAACAGAGGTAATGTATATGCTAATGATGGTAGTTTGCTGGCAACATCCATTCCGAAATACAATATTGCTATAGATGCTGTAACATCTCAGAATAAAACCTTTGAGGAATTTATAAAGCCATTGTGTGATTCCCTTTCTGGTTATTTGGGAAAATCTTCAAGCTACTATGAGAAGGAAATAAGGAAAGCAAGAGTAAATAAGAATCAATATTACTTGTTAGTAAAAAATATTAATTACACAGACTATGTCCGGTTTAGGAATTTCCCACTTTTAAAGCGAGGTGCTATTTCTGGTGGATTAATTGTTGAGCAAAAAACGAAACGTGAGTTTCCTATGGGGAGTATTGCAAGACGTACGATAGGGTATGAGCATTTTGATGATGAAGGCAATGTAACAAGACCGGGTATTGATGGTGCTTTCGGGTTAAAATACTTAAGAGGAACTGACGGGTTAAGAAAAAAACAGAAAATAGGTAATGGTAAGTGGAAGCCAATGACCGATCATAATCAGGTAGAGCCAAAAGACGGTTATGATGTGTATACCACTATCGATGTTAATATTCAGGATATTGCACATCATGCACTTTTAAAACAGTTGGAGCTATATAAGGCTGAACACGGTTGCGTGGTCGTTATGGAAGTAAAAACTGGGGAGATTAGAGCTATTTCAAATTTGGGTAGAACTAGTAAGGGAAAGTATTACGAAAAACTAAATTATGCTGTAGGAGAGAGCCATGAGCCAGGTTCTACATTTAAGGTGATGGCATTTATGGCAGCTTTAGAGGATGCCGTTATTGATACTTCTACAATTGTTGATACCCAAAAAGGCAGAAAACGGTTTTATGGTAGATATATACATGATTCTCATTATGGGGGATATGGGAAAATTTCGGCAGCTCGTGCGTTAGAGGTTTCCTCAAATATCGGTTTGGCTACTATGATAGATAAGCATTATTCTGATAATCCTAAAAAATTTATAAACAAGCTTAAAGAATGGAAGTTGAATAAGCCTTTAGGTGTTTCAATTATAGGTGAAGGACAACCGGATATTCCCGAGCCAGGTGATAAAAAATGGAGTAGAAATGCACTTCCTTCAATGGCATATGGTTACAATTTAGAATTAACACCGCTACAAACTTTGGCTTTTTACAACGCTATTGCTAATGATGGAGAGCTTATCAAACCAAGGTTTTTAAAAGCTGTAAAAGAATTTGATAAAGAAATTGAGACTTTCGATAAAGAAGTGATTAAGAAGAGGATTTGTTCAGATGAAACTTTAAATAAGGTACGTGAAGTTCTAAAAAATATTGTAGTTCGAGGAACGGGAGAGAAATTATATTCTAAAAATTTCTCAATGGCAGGAAAAACAGGGACAGCAAGAACCGAATATTGGATGAAAGATTGGGAGGAGGATAAAAGATATATATCTTCTTTTTCAGGATATTTTCCAGTAGAAAACCCTAAATATTCATGCATTGTGGTTATTCATAAACCAAGTACAGAGGTCGGTTTTTATGGAGCTGATGTCTCGGGGCCTGTATTTAAAAGAGTAGCACAAAAGATATATACAGATACACCAATGATAGATGAAGTAGGGGCATTAGATGTTAAAGTAGTTTCTGTAGATAAAGAGTATGAGTCCTTTTATCAAACGGCAAGAACTTATAAAACAATCATGCCAAATGTCATTGGTTTACCGGCAATGGATGCTTTGGCACTTCTAGAGAATATGGACGTGGAAATAAAGGTGAAGCTTAATGGAAATGGTGTTATAAAAGAGCAATCTGTTAATAAAAATAAGAAATTAAAAAATAATCAAACAGTAGTTTTAAAAGCCTCATGA
- a CDS encoding UDP-N-acetylmuramoyl-L-alanyl-D-glutamate--2,6-diaminopimelate ligase — MMVLKDILYRVTINAVVGSTGIGINAVDFDSRKISDGHLFVAIRGHIADGHHFIDVAIKNGALGVVCEVLPENLIDGITYVEVDNSSRALAIIGANYYGAPSENLKLVGVTGTNGKTTVASLLYQLFKKAGYKVGLLSTVKIMVDNTEYEATHTTPDSLTINRYLKAMNDVGVEFCFMEVSSHGIHQCRTEGLHFEGGIFTNLSHDHLDYHNTFAEYRDVKKVFFDGLSEKAFALVNVDDKNGLVMLQNTKARKFTYALKGYADYKAQILENQFSGLLLKVNDSEVWTRLIGDFNAYNVLAIYATAELLGLEKVEVLRLVSELDNVSGRFQYLISDEKITAIIDYAHTPDALKNVLETINSIRTKNEELITVVGCGGDRDKTKRPKMGNIASALSTKVIFTSDNPRSEVPEDILNDIEKGVEPLNYKKTLTIVDRKQAIKTACQLARPNDIILIAGKGHETYQEIKGKRFDFDDYKIVKEFLKQIQK; from the coding sequence ATGATGGTATTAAAAGACATATTGTATAGGGTAACTATTAATGCTGTGGTGGGTAGCACTGGTATTGGTATCAATGCTGTTGATTTTGATTCTCGAAAAATTAGTGACGGCCATTTGTTTGTTGCTATTCGGGGACATATTGCTGATGGGCATCATTTTATTGATGTCGCTATAAAGAATGGAGCTCTTGGGGTAGTATGTGAAGTATTACCGGAAAATTTAATTGATGGTATTACTTATGTAGAGGTTGATAATTCTAGCAGAGCTTTAGCTATTATAGGAGCTAATTATTATGGGGCACCATCTGAAAATTTAAAACTTGTTGGTGTTACAGGGACCAATGGGAAAACTACAGTGGCAAGTTTGTTATATCAGTTATTTAAAAAAGCAGGTTATAAAGTTGGGTTGCTGTCAACTGTTAAAATAATGGTTGATAATACGGAGTATGAAGCAACACATACCACACCAGATTCATTAACTATAAATAGGTATTTAAAGGCCATGAATGATGTGGGGGTTGAATTTTGTTTTATGGAGGTAAGCTCTCATGGGATTCACCAATGTAGAACGGAAGGCTTGCATTTTGAAGGAGGCATCTTTACCAATTTATCTCACGATCACTTAGATTACCATAATACGTTTGCTGAATATAGAGATGTTAAGAAGGTGTTTTTTGACGGGCTTTCAGAGAAAGCTTTTGCATTGGTGAATGTAGATGATAAAAATGGGCTTGTTATGTTGCAAAATACGAAGGCTCGAAAGTTTACTTACGCTTTAAAAGGGTATGCGGATTATAAAGCTCAAATTTTAGAAAACCAATTTAGTGGTTTATTGCTTAAGGTAAACGATAGTGAGGTTTGGACGCGGCTTATTGGTGATTTTAATGCATACAACGTTCTGGCTATTTACGCTACTGCGGAATTATTAGGTCTGGAAAAAGTTGAGGTATTACGCTTGGTAAGTGAATTGGATAATGTAAGCGGGCGATTTCAGTATTTAATTTCTGATGAAAAAATTACTGCTATTATAGATTATGCACATACCCCTGACGCTTTAAAGAATGTATTGGAAACTATTAATAGTATTCGAACTAAAAATGAAGAATTAATAACAGTCGTAGGTTGCGGAGGTGATAGAGATAAAACCAAGCGTCCAAAAATGGGGAATATAGCTTCAGCTTTAAGCACTAAAGTCATTTTTACAAGCGATAATCCACGTAGTGAAGTCCCGGAAGATATTCTTAACGATATTGAAAAAGGCGTGGAACCCCTGAACTATAAAAAAACACTAACAATTGTCGATAGAAAGCAAGCTATAAAAACAGCTTGTCAGTTAGCCCGACCTAATGATATTATTTTAATAGCGGGAAAAGGTCATGAAACATACCAAGAAATTAAAGGCAAACGCTTTGATTTTGATGATTATAAAATAGTAAAGGAATTTTTAAAGCAAATACAAAAATAA
- the mraY gene encoding phospho-N-acetylmuramoyl-pentapeptide-transferase — protein sequence MLYYLFDYLEKQFQFPGASLFGFLTFRAALAMILSLLISTIYGKRIIRFLQKQQVGETIRDLGLEGQQEKAGTPTMGGIIIILATLIPVLLLSKLENIYIILLIVTTLWMGVIGFIDDYIKKFKNDKEGLKGRFKILGQVGLGIIVGATLFFHSDVTIKEKLPIEVQQEMLTADADIAPSKLFKEEVKSTKTTIPFVKGNEFDYAGLVTWISPDLEKYAWIIFILLSILIITAVSNGANLTDGIDGLAAGTSAIIVLTLGIFAWVSGNIIFSDYLNIMYIPRVEEITIYIAAFVGALIGFLWYNTFPAQVFMGDTGSLTIGGIIAVIAIAVRKEWLIPLLCGIFLAENVSVIMQVSWFKYTKKKYGVGRRIFKMSPLHHHYQKIGYHESKIVTRFWIVGILLAIVSIVTLKIR from the coding sequence ATGTTATACTATCTATTTGATTATTTAGAAAAACAGTTTCAATTTCCTGGAGCATCACTTTTTGGTTTTTTAACCTTCAGAGCTGCTTTGGCAATGATTTTGTCGTTGCTTATTTCAACAATATATGGAAAACGAATTATACGTTTTTTGCAAAAGCAACAGGTAGGTGAAACTATTAGAGATTTAGGGTTAGAAGGGCAGCAAGAAAAAGCGGGAACACCAACCATGGGTGGTATTATTATTATTCTAGCAACATTAATTCCTGTGTTGTTATTGTCTAAACTAGAGAATATTTATATCATTTTGCTAATAGTAACGACACTTTGGATGGGTGTTATCGGTTTTATTGATGATTATATTAAAAAGTTTAAAAATGATAAAGAAGGGCTAAAAGGGCGCTTTAAAATTCTTGGACAGGTGGGGTTAGGTATTATTGTCGGTGCTACTTTGTTTTTTCATTCAGATGTTACTATAAAGGAAAAACTCCCCATTGAAGTCCAACAAGAAATGTTGACAGCAGATGCAGATATAGCACCATCAAAACTTTTTAAAGAAGAAGTAAAGTCAACTAAAACAACGATTCCTTTTGTGAAAGGAAATGAGTTTGATTATGCTGGTCTAGTTACATGGATAAGCCCAGACTTAGAAAAATATGCTTGGATCATATTTATTCTATTATCAATTTTAATAATAACTGCGGTTTCTAATGGTGCAAACCTTACGGATGGTATTGATGGATTAGCAGCAGGTACATCTGCAATAATAGTACTCACTTTAGGAATATTTGCATGGGTTTCTGGTAATATCATTTTTTCAGATTATCTCAACATCATGTATATCCCAAGAGTAGAAGAAATTACTATTTATATCGCAGCTTTTGTTGGGGCGTTAATAGGGTTTTTATGGTATAACACATTTCCGGCTCAGGTTTTTATGGGTGATACAGGAAGTTTAACGATTGGAGGTATTATCGCAGTTATAGCCATTGCGGTTCGTAAAGAATGGTTAATTCCATTGCTATGCGGCATTTTTTTAGCGGAAAACGTATCGGTAATTATGCAAGTGAGTTGGTTTAAATATACCAAGAAGAAATATGGAGTAGGGCGTCGCATTTTTAAAATGTCACCGTTACACCACCACTATCAAAAAATAGGATATCACGAAAGTAAAATTGTAACCCGATTTTGGATTGTGGGTATCCTGTTAGCTATTGTTTCAATTGTAACATTGAAAATTAGATAA
- the murD gene encoding UDP-N-acetylmuramoyl-L-alanine--D-glutamate ligase: MGRLVILGGGESGVGTALLGKEKGYHVFVSDKGAIKEKYKQVLIHNEIEWEDEKHSEEKILNADMIMKSPGIPDKVPLVKQIREKGILVVSEIEFASKFTNATIVGITGSNGKTTTASLAHHILKQELNVGLAGNIGDSFAKQVLEEGFENYVLEISSFQLDDIVDFKPHIAVITNITPDHLNRYDYQFEKYIASKFRIAVNQTKDDYLIYDADDDVITSHLKNNPVQSTLLPFSLTKRIENGAYLDDNNIKITINNNQIIMPTKSLTLEGKHNIKNAMAASTVSHLLKIRKQTIRESLENFQGVEHRLEQVLKINKVQYINDSKATNVNATYYALESMDTPTVWIVGGEDKGNNYEELFSFVNEKVKAIICLGVDNEKLMKTFGGMVDVIVETQFMSEAVKIAYKMTEAGDSVLLSPACASFDLFQNYEDRGRQFKNAVRNL; this comes from the coding sequence GTGGGGCGTTTAGTCATATTAGGAGGTGGAGAGAGCGGTGTAGGTACAGCGCTTTTGGGAAAAGAAAAAGGATATCATGTTTTTGTTTCTGATAAAGGAGCCATTAAAGAAAAATATAAACAAGTTCTTATACATAATGAGATTGAATGGGAAGATGAAAAACATTCTGAAGAGAAAATTCTGAATGCAGATATGATCATGAAGAGTCCTGGGATTCCTGATAAAGTGCCTTTGGTAAAACAGATTCGTGAAAAAGGAATATTAGTAGTGTCCGAAATTGAGTTTGCATCAAAGTTTACTAATGCCACTATTGTAGGAATTACTGGAAGCAATGGTAAAACAACGACAGCCTCTTTGGCGCATCATATTTTAAAACAAGAATTAAATGTGGGCTTAGCGGGCAATATCGGAGATAGTTTTGCTAAACAGGTTTTGGAAGAAGGTTTTGAAAATTACGTGTTAGAAATTAGCAGTTTTCAATTAGATGATATCGTCGATTTTAAGCCACATATAGCAGTAATTACAAATATTACGCCTGATCATTTGAATAGATATGATTATCAATTTGAAAAGTATATCGCTTCAAAATTCAGAATAGCTGTAAATCAAACAAAAGATGATTATTTGATTTACGATGCCGATGATGACGTTATTACAAGTCATCTAAAAAATAATCCAGTTCAATCTACATTACTGCCATTTTCATTAACAAAAAGAATTGAAAATGGCGCGTATTTAGATGATAATAATATTAAAATAACAATAAACAACAACCAAATAATTATGCCAACAAAAAGCTTAACATTAGAAGGGAAACACAATATAAAAAATGCGATGGCTGCGTCAACAGTCTCCCATTTGCTAAAGATTAGAAAACAAACTATAAGAGAGAGTTTAGAGAATTTTCAAGGTGTTGAACATCGTTTAGAACAGGTTTTAAAGATTAATAAAGTTCAATATATAAACGATTCTAAAGCGACTAATGTGAATGCTACATATTATGCTCTAGAAAGTATGGATACGCCTACTGTTTGGATTGTTGGAGGAGAAGATAAAGGGAATAACTATGAAGAACTATTCTCTTTTGTAAACGAAAAAGTAAAAGCTATTATTTGTTTGGGTGTCGATAACGAAAAACTGATGAAAACGTTTGGAGGTATGGTTGATGTTATAGTTGAAACACAATTTATGAGTGAAGCTGTAAAGATAGCTTATAAAATGACTGAAGCAGGAGATAGTGTTTTATTGTCGCCGGCATGTGCAAGTTTTGATTTGTTTCAAAATTATGAAGATAGAGGACGTCAATTTAAAAACGCAGTAAGAAATTTATAA
- a CDS encoding FtsW/RodA/SpoVE family cell cycle protein, protein MQTIFKNIKGDRLIWAIVTLLAIASFLPVYSAASDLAYDKYNGNTFISFVKHFMHLFLGFAIMYGVHKIPYRYFKGLSLVMIPIVLVLLVITMLQGTVMGGASASRWIKIPIVGMSFQTSTFASVVLMVYVARYMSKIKDINVTLKKSILPLWVPVFFVLALILPSNFSTAAIMFLMVLFLVFLGGYPVRYLGVILGSGLVALVFFVMFAKLTTGPLHVKVTTWENRIKNYSNSEDTEADYQIEKAKVAIASGRIFGVGPGKSIQKHALPQSSSDFIFAIIIEEYGLIGGFVIMILYMWLLFRIVIVSQKSDTIFGKLLVLGVGLPIVFQALINMAVAVELFPVTGQTLPLVSSGGTSIWMTCLAVGIILSVSAKREEIKEQEFKEDNPLEILSETI, encoded by the coding sequence ATGCAAACAATATTTAAAAACATAAAAGGAGATCGGTTAATTTGGGCAATAGTGACGTTGTTGGCTATAGCCTCATTTTTGCCTGTTTATAGTGCTGCTAGTGATTTAGCATACGATAAGTATAATGGAAATACATTTATCTCATTTGTAAAGCATTTTATGCATTTGTTTTTAGGATTTGCTATCATGTATGGTGTTCATAAAATTCCATATAGATATTTTAAAGGTTTGTCTTTAGTGATGATTCCAATAGTTTTAGTGTTGTTGGTTATTACTATGTTGCAAGGAACGGTCATGGGAGGTGCCAGTGCTAGCAGATGGATTAAAATACCTATTGTTGGTATGTCTTTTCAAACATCAACTTTTGCCTCAGTGGTGCTTATGGTTTATGTGGCTCGATATATGTCAAAAATTAAAGATATTAATGTCACATTAAAGAAATCTATCTTACCGCTTTGGGTGCCTGTTTTCTTTGTGTTGGCTCTAATCTTACCGTCAAACTTTTCGACAGCAGCTATTATGTTTTTAATGGTTCTGTTTTTGGTTTTTTTAGGAGGGTATCCCGTTCGTTATTTAGGAGTTATACTAGGTTCGGGTTTGGTAGCATTAGTGTTTTTTGTCATGTTTGCTAAATTAACGACAGGGCCATTGCATGTTAAAGTGACTACTTGGGAAAATAGAATTAAAAACTATTCAAATAGTGAGGATACTGAAGCCGATTATCAAATAGAAAAAGCAAAAGTAGCGATAGCATCTGGTAGGATTTTTGGTGTTGGTCCGGGTAAAAGTATTCAAAAACATGCCTTGCCGCAGTCATCATCGGATTTTATTTTTGCGATTATTATAGAAGAGTATGGTTTAATAGGGGGTTTTGTAATCATGATTCTTTATATGTGGTTGTTGTTTAGAATTGTTATTGTATCTCAAAAATCTGATACCATATTTGGTAAACTTTTAGTGCTTGGTGTTGGCTTGCCAATAGTATTTCAAGCATTGATTAATATGGCTGTGGCTGTAGAATTATTTCCAGTAACGGGTCAAACATTGCCATTAGTGAGTAGTGGAGGAACCTCAATATGGATGACTTGTTTGGCTGTAGGCATTATTCTAAGCGTGAGTGCCAAAAGAGAGGAAATTAAAGAACAAGAATTTAAAGAAGATAATCCGTTAGAAATTTTATCGGAAACTATCTGA
- a CDS encoding four helix bundle protein — MKQILKNRTRKYAADCWSLCTKFPVSREYNAFCNQLIRCLSSVGANYRAACRAKSDADFINKLKIVEEEADESMYFLELLLEVADKEHSEIKRLHAEGNELLSIIVASIKTMRNRKS, encoded by the coding sequence ATGAAACAAATATTAAAAAATAGAACTAGAAAATATGCAGCGGATTGTTGGAGTTTATGCACGAAATTTCCAGTTTCAAGAGAGTATAATGCATTTTGTAATCAATTAATTAGGTGTTTAAGTTCAGTTGGAGCGAATTATAGAGCAGCATGTAGAGCAAAATCAGATGCAGATTTTATAAATAAATTAAAGATTGTAGAAGAAGAAGCCGATGAAAGTATGTATTTCTTAGAGTTATTGTTAGAAGTAGCTGATAAAGAACATTCTGAAATAAAAAGGTTGCATGCAGAAGGCAATGAATTGTTGTCAATCATAGTAGCATCTATTAAAACTATGCGTAATCGTAAATCGTAA
- the murG gene encoding undecaprenyldiphospho-muramoylpentapeptide beta-N-acetylglucosaminyltransferase has translation MVNQKYKIILSGGGTGGHIYPAIAIANELKSRFPDADFLFVGAKDRMEMEKVPQSGYDIKGLWISGIQRKLSLKNLVFPFKLLSSLWNARKIVKSFRPDVAIGTGGFASGPLLYMAALNKIPSLIQEQNSYPGITNKLLSKKTQKICVAYDGLERFFPNEKIIKTGNPVRQDLLDIDSKTVEAKEFFNLKHGKYTLLVLGGSLGARRVNELIENKLDFLDTQNVQIIWQCGKLYYQQYKIYSNTNNVQVYEFLNNMDFAYAAADIVISRAGASSVSELCVVGKPVIFIPSPNVAEDHQTKNAMAIVNNDSAMIIKEADLDVDFENKFSQLMASPEKQKELGTNIKKMALVNATNQIVDEVEKLLKSNK, from the coding sequence ATCGTGAATCAAAAATATAAGATCATATTATCAGGAGGCGGCACAGGAGGACATATTTATCCTGCCATTGCCATTGCAAATGAGCTGAAGTCTCGTTTTCCAGATGCCGATTTTCTATTTGTGGGAGCGAAAGACAGAATGGAAATGGAAAAAGTACCACAGTCGGGATACGATATTAAGGGACTTTGGATTTCTGGAATTCAGCGTAAGCTAAGTTTAAAAAATCTGGTGTTTCCTTTTAAGTTATTGAGTAGTCTTTGGAATGCACGAAAAATAGTAAAATCGTTTAGACCAGATGTTGCAATTGGAACAGGAGGTTTTGCTAGTGGGCCATTATTATATATGGCAGCATTAAATAAAATTCCAAGTTTGATACAAGAACAGAACTCGTATCCTGGAATTACTAATAAGTTGTTGTCTAAAAAAACACAAAAAATATGTGTGGCCTATGATGGTTTAGAGCGTTTCTTTCCAAATGAAAAAATTATTAAAACAGGAAACCCGGTACGTCAGGATTTATTAGATATAGATAGTAAAACAGTAGAAGCTAAAGAGTTCTTTAATCTAAAGCATGGAAAGTATACACTTTTGGTTTTGGGAGGTAGTTTAGGAGCTAGAAGAGTAAATGAGTTGATCGAGAATAAATTGGATTTTTTGGACACGCAAAACGTTCAAATTATATGGCAATGTGGAAAGCTATATTACCAGCAGTACAAAATTTATAGTAACACAAATAATGTACAGGTTTATGAGTTTCTAAATAATATGGATTTTGCTTACGCGGCGGCGGATATTGTAATATCCAGAGCAGGAGCAAGCTCGGTTTCTGAGTTATGTGTTGTAGGCAAGCCGGTGATTTTCATTCCGTCTCCAAACGTAGCTGAAGATCACCAAACAAAAAATGCGATGGCGATTGTGAATAATGATTCGGCTATGATAATTAAAGAAGCGGATTTAGATGTGGATTTTGAAAACAAGTTCTCGCAACTTATGGCATCGCCTGAAAAGCAAAAAGAACTGGGAACCAACATTAAGAAAATGGCATTGGTAAATGCTACGAATCAAATAGTAGATGAAGTAGAAAAACTTCTGAAGAGTAATAAATAA
- the murC gene encoding UDP-N-acetylmuramate--L-alanine ligase yields MNLNNIHNIYFIGIGGIGMSALARYFHANNKSVAGYDKTQTEITDGLVALGIAVHFEDSVDNIPAPFLNIEKTLVVYTPAIPKGHLELTYFNTNAYQVLKRSQALGLITEHTFCLAVAGTHGKTTTTSILGHLMNECHVPLTAFLGGISENYNSNLILNGTEVSVVEADEFDRSFLTLSPDMACVTSMDADHLDIYGTPSELKKSFEDFSKRLKSNGKLFVRNGLPLQGITYGIEDDSDYAIHNIKIENGTYVFDVKTPKTVLKGLQFNLPGRHNLLNALIALAMAIEYGCSYQQLTKALVSYKGVKRRFTYHIKTDNLVFIDDYAHHPEEINAVHQAVREMYPDKKVLAIFQPHLYSRTRDFIDDFAKSLSQFDELILLDIYPARELPIEGVTSAWLLNKINNENKQLINKEELLSAIHNSHAQIVLTIGAGDIGEQVKRIKKEFSIAG; encoded by the coding sequence ATGAATTTAAATAACATACATAATATTTATTTTATTGGTATTGGAGGTATCGGGATGAGTGCTTTAGCTCGTTATTTTCATGCTAATAATAAAAGTGTTGCAGGGTATGATAAAACTCAAACTGAAATAACAGATGGTTTAGTGGCTCTGGGTATTGCCGTTCATTTTGAAGATTCAGTCGATAATATTCCTGCACCTTTTTTGAATATTGAAAAAACTTTAGTTGTATATACGCCAGCAATTCCTAAGGGTCATTTAGAATTAACGTATTTTAATACCAACGCATATCAGGTTTTAAAGCGCTCTCAAGCTTTAGGATTGATAACAGAACACACTTTTTGTTTAGCAGTTGCGGGTACTCACGGAAAAACGACTACAACAAGTATTTTAGGGCATTTGATGAACGAATGTCATGTGCCTTTAACAGCTTTTCTAGGAGGCATCAGTGAAAATTATAATTCTAATTTAATACTAAATGGAACCGAAGTTTCGGTGGTCGAAGCAGATGAGTTTGATCGTTCTTTTTTGACGTTGTCTCCAGATATGGCATGTGTCACATCAATGGATGCAGACCATTTAGACATTTATGGCACCCCTTCGGAGTTAAAAAAATCATTTGAAGATTTTTCAAAAAGGCTAAAATCTAACGGAAAATTATTTGTTAGAAATGGATTACCGTTACAAGGTATTACTTATGGTATAGAAGATGATTCAGATTACGCCATTCATAATATAAAAATAGAAAACGGTACTTATGTTTTTGATGTAAAAACCCCAAAAACAGTACTTAAAGGTTTACAGTTTAACTTACCGGGTAGGCACAATCTGTTGAATGCACTAATAGCTTTGGCGATGGCTATAGAATATGGTTGCTCTTATCAGCAACTTACTAAAGCTTTAGTGAGTTATAAAGGTGTTAAACGGAGGTTTACATATCATATAAAAACGGATAATCTGGTTTTTATTGATGACTATGCACATCATCCAGAAGAAATTAATGCGGTTCATCAAGCTGTTAGGGAAATGTATCCTGATAAAAAAGTATTGGCCATTTTTCAACCGCATTTGTATAGCAGAACACGTGATTTTATAGATGATTTTGCTAAAAGTTTATCACAGTTTGATGAATTGATATTGTTAGATATTTACCCAGCCAGAGAGTTGCCTATTGAAGGGGTGACTTCAGCTTGGCTATTAAATAAAATAAATAATGAAAATAAACAGTTGATAAACAAAGAGGAGTTGTTATCAGCTATACATAATAGTCATGCGCAAATTGTATTAACAATTGGCGCAGGTGACATAGGAGAACAAGTAAAACGTATTAAAAAAGAATTCAGCATTGCGGGTTAA
- a CDS encoding cell division protein FtsQ/DivIB, protein MFVLLVLVGFLFAFASQRNGVRKISVPQVQFIGENNLFVTNETVSKLLIQKYGGVKNVPKETLDLNELENALKSNPMIKAAEVYVAVNGTLNAEIEQKTPIARVSTNASYYIDDEGSYMPLSTNYSARVPLVTGYVEKNNLRSIYKIASKITHDEFLKKNVIEIHQSIDKAIYLKLRQCNFTVQLGDVDFLDKKINNLKAFYQKKLKEKTLNNYSKINLQFDNQVICTKI, encoded by the coding sequence ATGTTTGTTTTATTGGTGTTAGTAGGATTTTTATTCGCTTTTGCATCACAAAGAAATGGGGTTAGAAAGATATCAGTCCCTCAAGTACAGTTTATTGGGGAAAATAACCTTTTTGTTACAAATGAGACTGTTAGTAAATTGTTAATACAAAAATATGGTGGCGTTAAAAATGTACCCAAAGAAACTTTAGATTTGAATGAGCTAGAGAATGCCCTAAAATCTAATCCAATGATAAAAGCGGCAGAAGTGTATGTTGCTGTAAACGGGACACTTAATGCTGAAATAGAACAAAAAACACCTATAGCACGAGTGAGTACAAATGCGTCTTATTATATTGATGACGAAGGTTCCTACATGCCATTGTCTACCAATTATTCGGCGAGGGTGCCACTAGTTACTGGTTATGTAGAAAAAAATAATTTAAGGAGTATTTATAAAATTGCAAGTAAAATTACTCATGATGAATTCTTAAAAAAGAATGTTATTGAGATTCATCAAAGTATTGATAAAGCTATTTATTTAAAATTAAGACAATGCAACTTTACGGTACAATTAGGCGATGTGGATTTTTTAGATAAGAAGATTAATAATTTAAAAGCATTCTATCAAAAAAAACTAAAAGAGAAAACACTTAATAATTATAGTAAAATCAATTTGCAGTTTGACAATCAAGTAATATGTACCAAAATATAA